One genomic window of Quercus robur chromosome 6, dhQueRobu3.1, whole genome shotgun sequence includes the following:
- the LOC126733012 gene encoding ribosomal RNA small subunit methyltransferase, mitochondrial — protein MHRFPKSLSNTRLVPTQFTLSLRQLNARSSSRCHPKSDNDDNIHRREDNQGAPLHLYKSKGQHILTNPRVLDSIVRKSHIKPTDTVLEIGPGTGNLTLRLLQAARKVVAVEIDKRMVEILHKRVAEKGFEDQLTVICKDALKTEFPQFDLVVANIPYGISSPLVAKLVYGDKPFRSATLLLQKEFARRLLANPGDSEFNRLAVNVKLVADVEFVMDVSKRDFVPCPKVDSSVVIISPKAEIPDVNLDEWLAFTRTCFCKKNKTLGATFKGKRKVLELLRLSRTTCSTESANNDDNYDCSNNAGSADDDEEVDSDEVDCYSSSCSETQMSVFKGKIIGVLKSGGFEAKRPSKLCNKELLHLLALFNQTGIYFHDQSKPRIRDADNIELAAAFSS, from the exons ATGCATCGCTTCCCAAAGTCCCTTTCCAATACCAGGTTGGTTCCCACTCAGTTCACACTCTCACTCCGTCAACTAAATGCAAGATCCAGTAGTCGTTGCCATCCCAAGAGCGACAATGACGACAACATTCATAGAAGAGAGGACAATCAAGGTGCGCCTTTACATCTATACAAGAGCAAGGGCCAGCACATCCTCACTAACCCACGAGTCCTTGACTCCATTGTCCGAAAATCCCATATAAAACCCACTGATACGGTCCTTGAGATCGGACCCGGTACCGGGAATCTCACGCTGAGGCTTCTACAAGCTGCCAGGAAGGTTGTTGCTGTCGAAATCGATAAACGAATGGTTGAGATTCTCCACAAACGCGTTGCCGAGAAGGGGTTTGAAGATCAACTCACT GTTATATGTAAAGATGCGTTAAAGACTGAGTTTCCTCAATTTGATCTTGTGGTGGCCAACATTCCATATGGAATATCTTCGCCTTTGGTGGCTAAGTTGGTATATGGGGATAAACCATTTAGGAGCGCCACGCTTCTCCTTCAAAAAGAGTTTGCGCGGAGACTGTTGGCTAATCCTGGTGATTCAGAGTTCAATCGCTTGGCGGTAAATGTGAAGCTGGTGGCTGATGTGGAGTTTGTCATGGATGTAAGCAAAAGGGACTTCGTTCCATGTCCAAAGGTTGATTCCTCCGTGGTTATTATCAGTCCCAAAGCTGAAATTCCTGATGTGAATCTGGATGAGTGGTTGGCTTTCACGAGAACCTGtttttgtaagaaaaataaGACGCTGGGTGCTACATTTAAGGGGAAGAGGAAGGTGTTGGAGTTGTTGAGACTGTCCAGAACAACTTGCTCAACCGAAAGTGCCAACAATGATGACAATTATGACTGCAGCAATAATGCTGGTTctgctgatgatgatgaagaagtgGATAGTGATGAAGTAGACTGTTATTCATCTTCTTGCTCAGAGACACAAATGAGTGTGTTCAAGGGCAAGATCATAGGAGTTCTAAAATCAGGTGGTTTTGAAGCTAAGAGGCCTTCAAAGCTGTGTAACAAGGAGTTACTGCATTTACTTGCATTATTCAATCAAACTGGAATATATTTTCATGATCAATCAAAGCCTAGGATTAGGGATGCAGACAATATAGAACTTGCTGCAGCTTTCAGTTCATAG
- the LOC126733013 gene encoding serine hydroxymethyltransferase, mitochondrial → MAMAMALRRLASSIDKPIRPIFNGGSLYYMSSLPNEAVYEKEKTRVTWPKQLNAPLEAVDPEIANIIELEKARQWKGLELIPSENFTSVSVMQAVGSVMTNKYSEGYPGARYYGGNEYIDMAESLCQKRALEAFRLDPAKWGVNVQPLSGSPANFQVYTALLKPHDRIMALDLPHGGHLSHGYQTDTKKISAVSIYFETMPYRLDESTGYIDYDQLEKSATLFRPKLIVAGASAYARLYDYARIRKVCDKQKAILLADMAHISGLVAADVIPSPFEYADVVTTTTHKSLRGPRGAMIFFRKGVKEINKQGKEVLYDYEDKVNQAVFPGLQGGPHNHTISGLAVALKQATTPEYRAYQEQVLSNCSRFAQTLVEKGYELVSGGTENHLVLVNLKNKGIDGSRVEKVLESVHIAANKNTVPGDVSAMVPGGIRMGTPALTSRGFVEEDFAKVAEFFDASVKLAVKIKAETKGTKLKDFLAVQSAPHFQSEITKLRHEVEAYAKQFPTIGFEKESMKYKD, encoded by the exons atggcAATGGCAATGGCGCTTCGCAGGCTTGCCTCATCCATTGACAAGCCGATTCGCCCAATCTTCAATGGCGGTTCCCTCTATTAcatg TCATCTTTGCCTAACGAGGCTGTGTACGAGAAGGAAAAAACCCGTGTCACT tGGCCGAAGCAATTGAATGCTCCCCTGGAGGCTGTTGATCCCGAGATTGCGAACATTATAGAGCTAGAGAAAGCTAGACAATGGAAG GGGCTAGAACTCATTCCCTCAGAGAACTTCACTTCTGTCTCTGTAATGCAAGCAGTTGGATCCGTCATGACTAACAAATACAGTGAAGGGTATCCTGGTGCTAGATACTATGGAGGAAATGA GTACATTGACATGGCAGAATCCTTATGCCAGAAGCGTGCTCTGGAAGCATTTCGGTTGGATCCAGCAAAATGGGGAG TGAACGTGCAGCCTCTATCTGGCTCTCCAGCCAATTTTCAAGTTTACACTGCATTGTTAAAACCTCATGATCGAATCATGGCACTTGATCTTCCTCATGGTGGGCATCTATCCCATGGATATCAG ACTGACACCAAAAAGATATCTGCAGTCTCTATATATTTTGAGACAATGCCATATCGATTGGATGAGAGCACTGGCTATATTGACTATGACCAG TTGGAGAAAAGTGCCACACTATTCAGACCAAAGTTGATAGTAGCTGGTGCTAGTGCTTATGCACGGCTATATGATTATGCACGTATTCGTAAG GTCTGTGACAAACAGAAAGCTATATTGTTAGCAGATATGGCACACATTAGCGGGCTGGTGGCAGCTGATGTCATCCCATCTCCATTTGAGTATGCGGATGTAGTGAccaccacaactcacaagtCACTTCGTGGGCCACGTGGAGCAATGATTTTCTTCAGGAAGGGGGTAAAAGAGATTAACAAACAAGGGAAAGAG GTATTATATGATTATGAAGACAAAGTAAATCAGGCTGTATTTCCTGGACTTCAAGGTGGCCCACATAACCACACAATTTCTGGTTTAGCAGTTGCATTGAAACAG GCTACAACTCCAGAATACAGAGCCTATCAAGAGCAAGTTCTCAGCAATTGCTCAAGATTTGCACAG ACTCTGGTTGAGAAGGGTTATGAGCTAGTTTCTGGTGGTACTGAGAACCACCTTGTTTTGGTGAATTTAAAGAACAAG GGTATTGATGGCTCCAGAGTTGAAAAGGTCTTGGAATCTGTTCACATTGCAGCCAACAAAAATACTGTTCCTGGAGATGTATCTGCCATGGTTCCTGGTGGCATCAGGATGG GAACTCCTGCTCTTACTTCTAGGGGATTTGTTGAAGAGGATTTTGCTAAGGTAGCAGAATTCTTTGATGCTTCTGTGAAGTTGGCAGTCAAGATCAAGGCAGAAACCAAAG GAACAAAGTTGAAGGACTTCTTGGCTGTACAGTCTGCTCCTCACTTCCAATCTGAGATCACAAAGCTCCGCCATGAAGTTGAGGCATATGCAAAGCAATTTCCTACAATAGGGTTTGAGAAAGAATCCATGAAGTACAAGGACTGA